A genome region from Flavobacterium sp. CFS9 includes the following:
- a CDS encoding heavy-metal-associated domain-containing protein: MKTLNIKFIALTLILLLTGANSYSQITKAEIIATGLTCSMCSNAINKQLKAFTEVDSISTDLNTNTFTVYFKKDNSLEPKVLKKAVEKAGFFVGSLVLTAKFHVDKIEDNTTLKVDDATYTFIDIKKPVAHAEGKYRVMDKGFVTQKEYKKLLKSYSKYPDYATENENDYYLKAL; the protein is encoded by the coding sequence ATGAAAACCCTAAATATAAAATTCATAGCCCTTACACTTATCCTATTACTAACAGGTGCAAACTCTTACTCTCAAATTACTAAAGCCGAAATAATTGCAACAGGACTAACCTGTTCGATGTGTTCGAATGCTATAAACAAACAATTAAAAGCTTTTACAGAAGTAGACAGTATCAGTACCGATTTAAATACCAATACGTTTACCGTTTATTTTAAAAAAGACAATTCTCTGGAGCCTAAAGTCCTGAAAAAGGCAGTGGAAAAAGCCGGTTTTTTTGTTGGGTCGCTGGTTTTAACAGCGAAGTTTCATGTAGACAAAATTGAGGACAATACCACTCTGAAAGTCGATGATGCTACCTATACTTTTATCGATATTAAGAAACCTGTAGCACATGCCGAAGGGAAATACAGAGTTATGGATAAAGGTTTTGTAACGCAGAAAGAGTATAAAAAACTCCTTAAATCGTATTCAAAATATCCTGATTACGCTACAGAAAATGAGAATGATTATTATTTAAAAGCCCTTTAA
- a CDS encoding cytochrome c biogenesis protein CcdA, producing the protein MKKIIYLLFLFFAFVKVQAQIINPVKWEASIEKKSESEYQLSFKGAIEKDWHVYSQFTPEDGPLPAEFLFHDSKNNYELIGKTTESETHRKFNEIFGVDEIFFSDKAVFTQLIKPTNPEKEVIQVELSYQVCKENCISETKYFEFNLKTLEAKEIQAADISNEKTGKTTVNPAIEKQPEAEKSDSSLYMIFIIAFLSGFAALLTPCVFPMIPMTVSFFTKQSKTKAKGIKNAIIYGISIILIYVFLGSVITLIFGADALNALSTNVWFNIIFFILLIVFAASFLGAFEIMLPNSWANKVDQQADKGGIIGIVFMALALAIVSFSCTGPIIGTLLVEAASKGGIAPIVGMLGFSSALALPFMLFAMFPGWLNTLPKSGGWLNTVKVFLGFLELALAFKFLSNADLVLQLHWFEREIFLAIWIAIFGTLAFYLFGKITLPHDSPTSSISVGRLGVGLILLTFTIYLIPGLWGAPLKLISGFPPPMTYSESPYGVGGAGKNTSSAEKALPDGAHKGPHDIMAFTDYEKGLAYAKSVNKPILLDFTGFACVNCRKMEDYVWSDPRILSILNNEVVLISLYVDDKRELSLEEQYVSKETGKKITTIGNKWSDFQITRYKANAQPYYILLDTNEQKLSQPTGYTPDITEYEQWLKSGIVKFQK; encoded by the coding sequence ATGAAGAAAATAATTTATTTATTATTCCTGTTCTTTGCTTTTGTAAAAGTTCAGGCACAGATTATAAATCCTGTGAAATGGGAAGCTTCGATCGAGAAAAAATCCGAATCGGAATATCAGCTTTCTTTTAAAGGAGCTATTGAAAAAGACTGGCATGTCTATTCGCAATTCACTCCCGAAGACGGTCCGCTTCCGGCTGAATTTCTTTTTCATGATTCCAAAAACAATTATGAACTTATTGGAAAAACAACGGAAAGCGAAACCCACCGAAAATTTAATGAAATCTTCGGGGTAGACGAAATTTTCTTTTCAGACAAAGCTGTTTTTACCCAATTAATCAAACCAACCAATCCGGAAAAAGAAGTCATACAGGTAGAGCTTTCTTATCAGGTTTGCAAAGAAAATTGTATTAGTGAAACCAAGTATTTTGAATTCAATCTTAAAACGCTTGAAGCGAAAGAAATTCAGGCCGCTGACATTTCAAACGAAAAAACCGGGAAAACAACAGTGAATCCTGCCATAGAAAAACAGCCGGAAGCTGAAAAATCAGATTCCAGTTTGTACATGATTTTCATTATTGCGTTCTTATCCGGTTTTGCCGCATTGCTGACTCCTTGTGTGTTTCCGATGATTCCTATGACGGTAAGTTTCTTTACCAAACAAAGCAAAACCAAAGCTAAGGGAATTAAAAACGCCATTATTTACGGTATTTCAATCATCCTGATTTATGTATTTCTGGGCTCGGTAATTACGCTAATTTTTGGTGCAGATGCGTTGAACGCCTTGTCTACCAACGTCTGGTTTAATATCATCTTTTTTATCTTACTGATTGTGTTCGCTGCATCGTTTCTGGGTGCCTTCGAAATCATGTTACCCAATTCATGGGCCAATAAAGTCGATCAGCAGGCCGATAAAGGAGGTATTATCGGAATCGTGTTTATGGCATTGGCTCTGGCAATTGTTTCTTTTTCCTGCACGGGACCCATTATAGGAACTCTACTGGTTGAAGCAGCTTCTAAAGGCGGAATCGCACCTATTGTGGGAATGTTAGGTTTCTCATCGGCTTTGGCATTGCCTTTTATGCTTTTTGCCATGTTTCCGGGCTGGTTGAATACATTGCCAAAATCCGGCGGCTGGCTCAATACCGTAAAAGTTTTTCTGGGCTTTCTGGAATTGGCTCTGGCATTTAAATTTTTATCCAATGCCGATTTAGTGTTACAGCTGCACTGGTTTGAAAGAGAAATCTTCCTGGCCATTTGGATCGCTATATTTGGTACGCTGGCTTTCTATTTATTTGGAAAAATAACCTTGCCGCATGACTCTCCAACCTCATCCATTTCAGTAGGACGTTTAGGAGTTGGATTAATCCTATTGACCTTTACCATTTACCTGATTCCCGGATTATGGGGCGCTCCTTTGAAACTAATTAGTGGATTCCCTCCCCCGATGACTTACAGCGAATCTCCGTATGGCGTGGGTGGAGCCGGTAAAAATACCTCATCAGCTGAAAAAGCTTTGCCAGATGGGGCACACAAAGGTCCACACGACATTATGGCTTTCACCGATTATGAAAAAGGACTGGCCTACGCCAAAAGTGTAAACAAACCGATCCTTCTAGATTTTACCGGATTTGCCTGTGTGAATTGCCGAAAAATGGAAGATTATGTATGGTCTGATCCTCGTATTTTGTCCATCTTAAATAATGAGGTCGTTTTGATTTCTTTGTATGTTGATGACAAAAGAGAATTGTCTCTTGAAGAACAATATGTCTCTAAAGAAACCGGCAAAAAGATTACAACCATCGGAAATAAATGGAGTGATTTTCAAATTACCCGTTATAAAGCAAATGCACAGCCGTACTATATTTTATTGGATACGAATGAGCAAAAGCTGAGCCAACCTACAGGATACACTCCTGATATCACTGAATACGAGCAATGGCTGAAATCCGGTATTGTTAAGTTTCAGAAATAA
- a CDS encoding ThiF family adenylyltransferase — protein sequence MEERHIRNRLYISPEEQELIKNTPILLGGAGIGSAIAECLLRLGFETMTIIDGDVVELSNLNRQNYTENNIAQPKVEALKERLLSINSQAKITIHNCFLTPENVGDYITDHKIAINALDFTSDVPLIFDSICQKKNIPVLHPYNLGWGALVLVISNDEGLEVLKKPNEKFSEVNVVDYVLEYMRYWENPQKWLEEILDQYKKENKNLSPPQLPIASWLVAGMCTHIAFDIATNTPVKTFPEFYLTSLK from the coding sequence ATGGAAGAAAGGCACATCAGAAATAGGCTTTACATTAGCCCTGAAGAGCAGGAATTAATCAAAAACACTCCGATATTATTAGGCGGAGCAGGTATCGGAAGCGCTATTGCTGAATGTTTATTGCGATTAGGTTTTGAAACCATGACCATCATCGACGGTGATGTTGTCGAATTATCGAATTTAAACCGACAAAATTATACCGAAAACAATATCGCACAACCCAAAGTAGAGGCGCTTAAAGAACGATTATTATCGATAAACAGTCAGGCAAAAATCACGATACATAACTGCTTTTTAACACCTGAAAATGTTGGTGATTACATCACAGATCATAAAATTGCCATCAACGCTCTGGATTTTACTTCTGATGTTCCTCTTATATTTGATTCGATTTGCCAGAAAAAAAACATTCCGGTTTTACATCCTTACAATCTGGGATGGGGCGCTTTGGTCTTAGTCATTTCAAACGATGAAGGCCTGGAAGTTCTAAAAAAACCAAACGAAAAATTTAGCGAAGTGAATGTCGTTGACTATGTTTTAGAATATATGCGCTACTGGGAAAACCCGCAAAAATGGCTGGAAGAAATTCTGGACCAATACAAAAAGGAAAACAAAAACCTCTCTCCTCCTCAACTTCCAATTGCATCATGGCTGGTAGCGGGAATGTGCACCCACATTGCATTTGACATCGCCACCAACACTCCCGTGAAAACATTCCCGGAGTTTTATCTGACTTCACTTAAATAG